TTTATGTCTAAGTCACCAGTTTTATTTCCTTCATTtcccaaagtgtgtgtgtgagtgtgtgtgtgagtgtgtgttgaaatAAATCATTGTGGATTGTTCACGTCGCTACATACCCATGTGGCATTGGTGTCCCGCTGTGTTGGCCGTCGCTAGTGCGAGGCGGACATGGACCAGGCGCCCTCCATCCGCCACACCGAGAAGGCGTAACTGAGTCTCTCGTGCGCGACGTAACTGCAGCTGGACATCTTGCTGTCCATCTCGTCGCTCTGCAGCACCTGATAGAGGAAGTCGATGTAACGGGACGCCAGTTTGAGCGTCTGGATCTTGCTCAGCTTGTCGGAGGGCAGGGTCGGGATGATCTTGCGCAGAGACGCGAACGCCTCGTTCAGAGACTGAGTCCTCTGGCGCTCGCGCACGTTGGCCAGCACGCGCTGATTCTGCAGTTCCTCGTAGGACTGGGCTCGGCTCGGACTCGCCTTCTTGCTCCGTTTAGCCGAGCCGGGACTTCCTCCAGAACTGTCCTCCTCACTCGACTTTTTACTCGGTCTCCTCTTCCGAGCGAAGCgcctgtgctgctgctgctgctgctggcggTCCAGCTCCTCCTCGCTGGTCCCGAGACTGTCCACCGGAGACACGGGTGAACTCGAGCTCTCTTCCATTTCTCGTTTAAAGAAATGCAAGGGCACGGGGGAAAACACGCTCTCCGCCTTCGAATCCGTGGTGAGAAAGTAAATCCGTGCGAGATGacaacagacagaaataaaaaagaaaaaggtttcaGGAGTTTGGATGTTccacctcagtgtgtgtgcgcgcgcgcctgtgtatgtgtgtgtactgtgtgtgtgtgtgtgtgtgtgcagtattctCGTTTTGCCCTTCGCTCTGACGTGCACTAAAGCTTCCTCACTAAAGCTTTAGCCTTTTTTCGTCCCGTAGGAAGTTTTGCCTAATGTTTTTTGGAAACTTTATCCCAGTCTCTGATGCTAAATAGATGAAGGGGGAGGTCGCATGgcgtctgattggctgacaaATACACAGGAGGGACCAGTTTTAAGTTACACCGAGTCTTTGCAGAGACGTCAGACAAGCAACCTAACTTTTTATGGAGAgaaatattttctaaatatcTTCTAATGAATATAGGTGAAGCAAAAAGGACAGTGAATCCACAAcgacaacaataaataataataataataataataataataataataataataataataataataaatactaccCTGCTACTACACTACTAAcaattactactattacttataacaataataatacttataatgataacattattattattattattattattattattattattattattattattattatagtagtagtagtagtagcattgTTTTCAGTAATCAAtcggtgtaaaaaaaaaacactgttacgACCTTAGGATAATTGAATCACCAATTTCAACTACAGTTGTGTCCAtagtataaaaatattattattattattattattattattattattattattattattgttgttgttgaaaatTTCTGTACACTATCTGGCCCATTTATACCCAAGGGTCTTGCCTTCACACTATTTATTTCCAACATTAATGTATGCtgaacactactactactactactactactactactactaataataataataatagtaatagtaataataacattattattattattattattattattattattattattattattattaatttccaCCAGGAGCATTATCAGTGCAGTAGTACGGTACAATAATTTTTTGTAGTGTTTAGTCATCTAATTGGATTATACAAATTATATAAGTCGTATATAGTactaattcttcttcttcttcttctccttctccttcttcttcttcttcttcttcttcttcttcttctccttcttcttcttcttattgttgttgttgttgttgttgttattattattattattattattattattattattttcatgtcgATGTTTACAAACTAAAATGAGAAATATACAAATAGAGAAATACAATCAGATCTTAAACATGGCCATTAAGTGACTTTTTCAGGTGTGAGCTAAATCGATTTAAATCTCGTTTTTTGCCGTGCGCGTTAGTCGCTCATATATGACGTCAGGTGTATTACACCTTGCGCGGCGCACGTGCCTCCGTCGTTCGAGTCCTCCGCTGTGTATAAGCACGTGTTCACGGCCTTCAGGCTTCTATTCATCGAAGTGAGTAATGCGTCCTGGCTTATTTTCATGATTAAAATCACATCATATGATCCCTTTAACGAATTCTCCCATAATCAATTAATAATCAATAAGTACTTCGTTTGGATAATTCTCATACCCCCAGTTTTGAGGGTTTTCAAATCTTACATGCTGCAATAACGATTAGTATAGAAAATAACTAGAAGAAAATCTGTTTTGTTATCAGCAGTAGTAGTGCAACTACCCGTGGGTACTATATTCACACTGACCACTTTGTTCATTAtggttatttttctttattttattctaattcCTCTTCTAAACCAAAATCACTAGTTAAGCAGTAGTTAACATACTAAACGCAGTCTGTTTGACTCAATGCACACGTCACGTCTTATTTTTCCTCATTTACGAAACGGATCCAAACCTGCGCTATGATGACCCatgtatttgatttatttgtttaaagccAAAAGAAATTGACTAGAAAATTCACTATAATGTATTCGCGTGAGTCCATGTTGGTCTAAAACCGAATAAATAGGCTCACAGTCAAGGTGTGCTTTCTGATATGGTCTTCAGAATCTTTTCTTTCAACCATGATGAAAGTCTTCAGCCTGTTgttttctagaaaaaaaaaagaaggggggaaaaaagcgtCCAGGCTTTCACAATACCCCAACCACATGTCCAAGGCAGCCTGTTGTGCTGAACTTTTGGCAAAGCCTCACAAGTTCTGCCGCTTCATTGCGGAGTCTGGACTGTCTCCTTGTACAAGACAATAATAATGCATGTCAGATTTCTTTTACCAGCGTCCAGTGCTTTAGAAAAGGCTGTTGGATGTTTTATATACTGGTGAAGCGTGGTCAGTTTTGTTAGGTTTGAAATTGTGAAATGCATCTTCTTTTGATATTGCATTCAGTGTTGCACATGTAATGCACATGCGAATTGAGTGCAGGTCCCTAAAACAGTCACAGGGAGTGCAGTGATCTCCCAGTCTATTCCAGGATCTAAGCTTTACGTATATCAGCACTCTAAGGTCATTTTCACCGCAAGAAAACCTCTTCAAAGTCACACTTGCTTCGCTGTTGCTCTACATGAACTTTTGTATGATGCTTTTGGGGAAAATTGGAAGCCTATTTTGGTCTGATTTCTGGGAAGTCTGAGTAGTTGAGTGTATCAGAGCTTTAGAATGGTCTGAATTGCACGTTGTTCAGGAATTTATTTCATTGCCACACATTAAGCCTGGTCCAGTcttcagtataaaaaaaaaaagaaagaaagagagttttCTTGATAATCATTACTGGCAGCATAATTTGAGAACTAGTCCTGAGCTATGTAAGAGAAATCATCTCAAAATACTTTAGAAAACTGCCTATTAGACCTGGATTACTCCATGCTTATATTCTAAGTTGCAGTTACACTGCTGGCAGATTGGCACATGATGGAGATCATTCATAGACTTTAATCTTAAGAAAGTTATGGCTTCTGACCCGAAAGCTGCTCTTTAAAATCTTGGCCAGGTTTTTCTGGGAAAGAAAGCGGTTAAATGATCCGATACAAGTGTGGCAAGACTGGGTTTTCACCAGTA
This DNA window, taken from Hemibagrus wyckioides isolate EC202008001 linkage group LG06, SWU_Hwy_1.0, whole genome shotgun sequence, encodes the following:
- the twist2 gene encoding twist-related protein 2, whose product is MEESSSSPVSPVDSLGTSEEELDRQQQQQQHRRFARKRRPSKKSSEEDSSGGSPGSAKRSKKASPSRAQSYEELQNQRVLANVRERQRTQSLNEAFASLRKIIPTLPSDKLSKIQTLKLASRYIDFLYQVLQSDEMDSKMSSCSYVAHERLSYAFSVWRMEGAWSMSASH